The proteins below are encoded in one region of Candidatus Brocadiaceae bacterium:
- a CDS encoding glycosyltransferase has protein sequence MNYKLIQVEDYEQFVGAETIKRIKEKAKSLQGLHITNVNSTYYGGGVAQLLSSMTLLMDSVGIKTGWRAIHGPPDFFSVTKKMHNALQGEAINLSEQKKIIYENVIYENSVRNHLDHDVIIVHDPQPLPLINHYRKNSPWVWRCHVDLTNPNKELWNYLVPFIERYDAVILSRRDYKQDIKTPQLFFMPAIDPFSLMNRPLSEAEIEERLNHYHIPTDLPLVVQISRFDKWKDPEGVIKAFRMARKEVRSTLILLGNVATDDPEGEEVYNSLLDSREERIIILSRQDGALVNALQRRAAVVLQKSIREGFGLTVAEAMWKGAAVVGGDVGGIRYQIEDGVNGFLVSSIEGAARRIVQLLKNSGLRQQIGQRARETVRQNFLLTRYLEQYLDLFNSFVPVFQLSDRIKSYQV, from the coding sequence ATGAACTATAAACTAATTCAGGTTGAAGATTACGAACAATTTGTCGGCGCTGAAACAATAAAACGTATCAAAGAGAAGGCGAAATCCCTGCAGGGTTTGCATATCACCAATGTGAACTCGACATACTACGGGGGCGGCGTAGCGCAGCTTCTTTCTTCGATGACCCTGTTAATGGATAGTGTGGGCATAAAGACCGGCTGGAGAGCCATTCACGGACCACCGGACTTCTTCAGCGTGACCAAGAAGATGCATAATGCCCTTCAGGGCGAAGCTATCAACCTGAGTGAGCAAAAAAAGATCATATATGAAAACGTAATCTATGAAAACTCGGTTCGCAACCATCTTGACCATGACGTGATCATTGTCCATGATCCCCAGCCATTGCCCTTGATTAATCATTACCGTAAAAACTCCCCATGGGTATGGCGCTGCCATGTTGATTTGACCAATCCCAACAAAGAACTCTGGAACTATCTGGTTCCCTTTATTGAAAGGTATGACGCGGTAATTCTTAGTCGCAGGGATTACAAACAAGATATCAAGACACCTCAGCTATTCTTTATGCCAGCCATAGACCCCTTTTCACTCATGAACAGACCGTTGAGCGAAGCCGAAATTGAAGAGCGCTTGAACCACTACCACATTCCCACTGACCTCCCTCTGGTAGTCCAGATTTCACGCTTCGACAAATGGAAAGATCCGGAGGGAGTTATCAAGGCCTTCAGAATGGCACGTAAAGAGGTTCGTTCTACGTTAATACTGCTTGGCAATGTGGCTACCGATGACCCGGAGGGTGAAGAGGTCTATAATTCATTGCTGGATTCCCGAGAGGAACGTATCATTATCCTGAGCCGGCAGGACGGCGCCCTGGTAAACGCCCTGCAGAGACGGGCAGCAGTAGTGTTACAGAAGTCAATTCGAGAAGGGTTCGGGTTGACCGTTGCCGAGGCCATGTGGAAGGGGGCAGCAGTTGTTGGAGGAGATGTCGGCGGGATCCGTTACCAGATTGAGGATGGGGTAAATGGCTTTCTGGTATCCTCCATTGAAGGAGCTGCCCGGAGAATTGTCCAGTTGTTGAAGAATAGCGGCCTTCGTCAGCAAATAGGGCAACGGGCCAGGGAAACAGTAAGGCAGAACTTCTTGCTGACACGCTACCTGGAGCAATATCTCGACCTGTTCAATTCCTTTGTACCGGTGTTTCAGCTATCCGACAGGATAAAATCCTATCAGGTATAG
- a CDS encoding ferredoxin reductase family protein has product MWQGIGKIVLYVGIVLIPLFLRTIFRPNAFFPVTYEIGRNFALIGFTILLLQILLAGRFQWITKPFGLDIVIRFHNYIALFATSILILHPVLIAYGGDRWKLLYSLDVEWYIWAGRITLMILVIHVMASSFQAVLRISFETWRLIHDVLAPLILIVAFIHVWNVGDYIQAFPARLYWCAIFGVSLLLLLYHRGVRPFLIARSSYTVQEVIRETSDVWTIKLTPPKGKKRFDYKPGQFQFITFRRGRGLPEEEHHWTISSSPTEQDTVSATIKELGDFTATIGKTRQGDRADIHAPFGRFSYVFHPKEEGLIFFAGGIGITPFMSMLLTMRDTRSERNVVLMYGNKTEKDIVFYTKLAEIEQGGFPRLKVVHVLENPEKQWNGETGFIDREKIIRFCNNNLVKNGYYVCGPPVFIDIIMKTLRDLGVPRNRIHHEIFSLLG; this is encoded by the coding sequence ATGTGGCAGGGCATAGGAAAAATTGTTCTCTATGTTGGAATTGTCCTGATTCCTTTGTTTTTGAGGACAATTTTCAGACCGAATGCTTTTTTTCCCGTTACGTATGAAATCGGAAGAAATTTTGCGCTCATCGGATTTACCATTTTATTGCTTCAAATACTTTTAGCAGGTCGTTTTCAGTGGATTACAAAACCGTTTGGTCTTGATATTGTAATCCGTTTCCATAACTATATTGCTCTGTTTGCAACAAGTATTCTTATATTGCATCCTGTTCTGATTGCGTATGGGGGAGACAGATGGAAACTGCTGTATTCCCTGGATGTTGAATGGTATATCTGGGCAGGCAGAATAACGTTGATGATTCTTGTTATTCATGTCATGGCGAGTTCCTTTCAAGCTGTGTTACGAATTTCATTTGAGACTTGGAGGTTGATTCATGATGTTTTAGCCCCTCTCATTCTCATCGTTGCGTTTATTCACGTATGGAATGTTGGTGATTATATTCAAGCCTTTCCGGCTCGATTATATTGGTGCGCAATATTCGGTGTATCACTGTTGCTTCTTCTGTACCACAGAGGTGTAAGGCCGTTTCTGATCGCGCGTTCTTCGTATACAGTACAAGAGGTAATCCGCGAAACATCGGATGTCTGGACAATCAAACTAACGCCCCCAAAGGGGAAAAAACGATTTGATTATAAGCCGGGGCAATTCCAGTTTATTACCTTCAGACGTGGGCGAGGATTGCCGGAAGAAGAACACCATTGGACGATTTCATCCAGTCCGACGGAGCAGGACACTGTTAGCGCAACAATTAAGGAACTGGGGGATTTTACCGCTACAATCGGAAAAACACGCCAGGGGGACAGGGCAGATATACATGCCCCATTTGGACGATTTTCCTATGTTTTTCACCCGAAAGAAGAGGGTCTGATTTTTTTTGCCGGCGGCATCGGAATCACCCCTTTCATGAGTATGCTCCTCACGATGAGGGATACGCGATCAGAGCGTAATGTTGTGCTCATGTACGGCAACAAGACGGAAAAGGATATTGTTTTTTATACAAAACTCGCGGAGATAGAACAAGGCGGGTTTCCCCGTTTGAAGGTTGTTCATGTTCTGGAAAATCCGGAAAAACAGTGGAACGGGGAAACAGGTTTCATTGATCGAGAAAAAATTATACGCTTTTGTAACAATAATCTTGTAAAGAACGGTTATTATGTCTGTGGACCGCCGGTATTCATAGACATAATTATGAAAACATTACGAGACCTTGGTGTACCACGAAACCGGATTCATCATGAGATTTTTTCTCTTTTGGGTTAA
- a CDS encoding DUF3786 domain-containing protein has product MEWPGEKQAWDILLDLDPKDIITKADVGFNSHNSTYKLICLDQDISISLTNRDITSTSRLGRFIVKELGEYSRLSILRYLIHAKNLPVSGQLVRPSDLPGGDIFLRGTHVLPLDKLAEYFDNNLNKFLSIGKRLGGFQLDYKDISLKLFPFPRVPIVIIVWKGDEEFSSRSSLLFDSSCVSHMETGIIWSTAMMTVETMLINTETYNRAIK; this is encoded by the coding sequence ATGGAGTGGCCAGGCGAAAAACAGGCATGGGATATCCTTTTAGACCTTGATCCAAAAGACATAATAACCAAAGCTGACGTGGGGTTCAATTCTCATAATTCTACATACAAGCTGATATGCTTAGATCAGGATATCTCTATTTCATTAACGAATCGAGATATCACGAGTACTTCTCGCTTAGGAAGATTCATAGTCAAGGAACTTGGCGAATATTCGAGGCTTTCAATTCTTAGATACTTGATTCATGCGAAAAATTTACCTGTGTCGGGTCAGCTTGTGAGGCCATCCGATTTACCGGGTGGAGATATTTTTTTGAGAGGAACACATGTTCTACCCTTGGATAAATTAGCTGAGTACTTTGACAATAACCTCAATAAATTCTTAAGCATCGGCAAAAGGCTTGGTGGTTTTCAACTTGATTATAAAGATATTTCTTTAAAACTTTTCCCCTTTCCAAGAGTGCCAATAGTAATTATTGTATGGAAGGGAGATGAAGAATTCTCATCGAGGTCATCTCTCTTGTTTGACTCAAGTTGTGTATCTCATATGGAAACCGGCATTATTTGGTCAACAGCCATGATGACCGTTGAAACGATGCTGATAAACACTGAAACGTATAACCGGGCAATAAAGTGA
- a CDS encoding DUF3365 domain-containing protein → MKNTVSIIILFSILILLVKSDSAVAKNPWKKDFIRPEDIATERSAEKAIARARLALDEVDILHKAYITLITENFTTGPSLLNAVTITEKVFEVMEKEGKYRAKILSTSEISFLPESAPQDVFERNAIDAILSGKSYYERVFFDYDDNGQDFLRAATPIRITTEKCLLCHPHKKVGDLMGVISYTVPLEKYYQ, encoded by the coding sequence ATGAAAAATACAGTTAGTATCATAATTTTATTTTCAATTCTCATCCTGCTCGTTAAAAGCGACAGCGCAGTTGCAAAAAACCCTTGGAAAAAGGATTTTATTCGTCCGGAAGATATTGCTACTGAAAGATCGGCAGAAAAAGCAATTGCCAGGGCCAGACTGGCACTGGATGAAGTCGATATTTTACATAAAGCGTATATTACTCTTATAACAGAAAATTTTACCACAGGCCCCAGCCTGCTGAACGCGGTAACGATCACGGAAAAGGTATTTGAGGTAATGGAGAAAGAAGGAAAGTACAGGGCTAAAATATTGAGCACATCTGAAATCTCGTTTCTCCCGGAATCAGCTCCGCAAGATGTTTTTGAAAGGAATGCAATTGATGCAATACTATCAGGCAAATCTTATTATGAAAGGGTTTTTTTTGATTACGATGACAATGGTCAGGATTTTTTAAGAGCTGCTACACCCATACGAATAACTACGGAAAAATGCTTACTATGTCATCCACATAAAAAGGTAGGTGATTTAATGGGTGTGATTTCATATACTGTTCCTCTTGAGAAATATTATCAGTAA
- a CDS encoding CBS domain-containing protein → MGFQLIDQGIQVPFASGPLTNQHRVNKLQKVTKEHKIKENGEDASFQNEPQKHHEAKKAFQHSEYMHQKRVLRANQVMSSPVISLTQDTTLDEAWEVICNYKFLHIPVLSQEKKLIGIVSDRDLLREAAIIGNIPWFSSEKSNIQKTMHLLQQAKNENTDLNGPENSPLQKQIQGIFRTRVLIASPDTDVREIAKIMIEEHIGSMPIVDEKESLVGIITRSDILRTIIIQDSLNLLI, encoded by the coding sequence ATGGGCTTCCAGCTAATCGACCAAGGAATACAGGTACCCTTTGCTTCTGGTCCGTTAACGAACCAGCACCGTGTAAACAAACTCCAGAAAGTTACAAAAGAGCACAAAATAAAAGAAAACGGGGAAGATGCTTCATTCCAAAACGAACCCCAAAAACACCATGAGGCAAAAAAGGCTTTTCAACATTCGGAATATATGCACCAGAAACGGGTTCTTCGTGCAAATCAAGTCATGTCATCTCCCGTCATTTCACTTACGCAGGACACAACCCTGGATGAGGCATGGGAGGTAATTTGTAATTATAAATTTCTCCATATTCCGGTTCTTTCTCAAGAGAAAAAACTTATCGGAATTGTCTCTGATAGAGATTTGCTTCGTGAGGCTGCAATCATTGGAAATATTCCCTGGTTTTCTTCGGAAAAATCCAACATACAGAAAACGATGCATTTGCTTCAGCAAGCAAAGAATGAGAATACGGATTTGAACGGACCGGAAAATTCCCCCTTACAAAAACAAATTCAGGGTATTTTTAGAACAAGGGTCCTGATCGCAAGCCCTGATACAGATGTTCGTGAAATTGCCAAAATAATGATTGAAGAACATATTGGTTCCATGCCCATAGTAGATGAAAAAGAATCTCTTGTAGGAATTATCACGCGAAGCGATATATTACGAACCATAATCATTCAGGATTCTCTGAATCTTTTGATCTAA
- a CDS encoding sulfotransferase domain-containing protein, with protein sequence MKVYIKRFSRSVNATYRLMTAEKRALPDFIAIGAQKCGTTSLYYYLNQHPQILPAARKEVHFFDNQFQKGVHWYRSRFPLSLNMNFQEKLRSKPVITGEASPLYFFHPLVPIRLSRLLPQVKLIVLLRNPIHRSYSHYQHNVRKKRERLSFEDAIANEDNRLEGELDRILRDESYFSFNYTHFSYLKRSIYIEQIKAYNRFFDRNQVLIIKSEDFYTNIQNTLTRVFNFLGVEPFVLRDTRPKNVGIYREGSISASTYNYLKKYFEPHNRRLYEYLGIDFQWQSEPV encoded by the coding sequence ATGAAAGTATATATAAAACGCTTTTCGCGAAGTGTTAATGCTACATACAGACTCATGACTGCCGAAAAACGGGCGTTGCCTGATTTTATAGCCATTGGGGCTCAAAAGTGCGGAACAACATCCCTCTACTACTATTTAAACCAGCATCCTCAGATATTGCCTGCTGCCAGAAAAGAAGTTCATTTCTTCGATAATCAATTTCAAAAAGGCGTTCATTGGTACCGGTCAAGATTTCCCCTGAGTCTCAACATGAATTTTCAGGAAAAATTGCGGTCGAAGCCTGTGATAACGGGAGAGGCAAGCCCCCTGTATTTCTTTCACCCGCTTGTCCCCATCCGGCTTTCAAGGCTCCTGCCCCAGGTAAAGTTAATTGTTTTACTCAGGAATCCTATCCATAGATCTTACTCACACTACCAACATAATGTCAGGAAGAAAAGAGAACGCCTTTCCTTTGAAGATGCAATAGCAAATGAAGACAATCGGCTTGAGGGTGAATTAGACCGAATTCTTAGGGATGAAAGTTATTTCAGTTTCAACTACACCCATTTTTCTTATTTAAAACGGAGTATCTACATAGAACAAATAAAGGCCTACAACCGATTTTTTGACAGAAATCAGGTCCTGATTATCAAAAGTGAAGATTTCTACACAAACATACAAAATACGTTGACACGCGTTTTCAACTTTCTAGGTGTGGAACCTTTTGTATTACGTGACACAAGGCCTAAAAACGTGGGAATTTACCGTGAAGGATCTATCAGTGCTTCTACCTACAATTACCTGAAAAAATATTTCGAGCCACATAACCGGAGGCTTTATGAATATCTGGGGATAGATTTTCAATGGCAGTCGGAACCGGTATGA
- a CDS encoding citrate synthase yields MPDTLTIIDNRTGKQYELPIMYGTYPEYGAAIRTTDLQQIKASEDDFGLLSYDPGLTRTASCQSTITFIDGERGILRYRGYSIQELAMKSNYLEVTYLILHNKLPTQSQLDEFSWNITHHTIIHENIKKFMDGFHYDSHPMGMLVGTVAALSTFYPEAGNIHDQEIRMRQMFRLIAKIPTIAAFAYRHSVGLPYAYPDNELSYTGNFLNMMFKMAETKYQPNPVLERALDRLFILHADHEQNCSATAMRCAGSSHADPYVSVAAAIASLYGPLHGGANEQVIRMLQEMRRKDQIPEYIKRVKKGEFKLMGFGHRVYKNYDPRAKILKDMANQVLEVTGSNPLLDTALELERIALEDEYFMERKLYPNVDFYSGIIYQAMGFPLDMFPVLFAIARTSGWLAQWLEMLEDPEQKIMRPRQIYTGADRQTYIPVGER; encoded by the coding sequence ATGCCGGATACCTTAACTATTATTGACAATCGTACAGGAAAACAATACGAACTACCCATTATGTACGGAACATATCCGGAATACGGAGCTGCCATCCGTACTACCGACTTGCAGCAAATCAAAGCTTCAGAAGATGATTTTGGTTTATTGAGCTATGACCCAGGTCTGACGCGAACCGCTTCTTGTCAAAGTACAATAACCTTTATCGACGGAGAACGTGGTATCCTTCGCTACCGTGGTTACTCAATCCAGGAACTTGCCATGAAGAGCAACTATCTGGAGGTCACCTATCTTATCCTGCACAATAAGCTTCCCACACAATCTCAACTCGATGAATTTTCTTGGAACATCACACATCATACCATTATCCATGAAAATATTAAAAAATTCATGGATGGTTTTCATTATGATTCACACCCCATGGGCATGCTGGTAGGAACAGTTGCCGCACTGTCAACGTTCTATCCGGAAGCGGGAAACATTCACGACCAGGAAATACGCATGAGACAGATGTTCCGGCTCATTGCCAAAATACCCACTATTGCAGCCTTCGCATATAGACATAGTGTCGGCTTACCCTACGCTTATCCGGATAATGAACTCAGTTATACCGGTAATTTTCTGAACATGATGTTCAAAATGGCTGAAACAAAATACCAACCGAACCCGGTACTTGAACGTGCCCTGGATAGACTCTTTATTCTGCATGCGGATCATGAACAAAATTGTAGTGCCACCGCCATGAGGTGTGCCGGAAGCTCGCATGCCGACCCCTATGTATCAGTTGCGGCAGCAATAGCAAGTCTCTATGGCCCATTGCATGGTGGTGCCAATGAACAGGTAATTCGTATGTTGCAGGAAATGAGAAGGAAAGATCAAATACCTGAATATATCAAGCGGGTGAAAAAAGGTGAATTTAAACTTATGGGTTTTGGGCACCGTGTTTATAAAAATTATGATCCGCGCGCAAAGATCCTGAAAGATATGGCAAATCAAGTCCTGGAAGTAACCGGGAGTAATCCATTATTAGACACTGCGCTTGAACTGGAGAGGATTGCCCTTGAAGATGAATACTTTATGGAACGAAAACTTTACCCAAATGTAGACTTCTACTCAGGCATCATTTACCAGGCTATGGGGTTTCCTTTGGATATGTTTCCCGTTCTCTTTGCAATCGCTCGTACATCGGGTTGGCTTGCTCAGTGGCTGGAAATGCTTGAAGACCCTGAACAGAAAATCATGCGGCCACGACAGATTTACACCGGTGCAGACCGGCAGACATATATTCCTGTTGGAGAGCGATAG
- a CDS encoding GGDEF domain-containing protein, whose protein sequence is MTKDEVLNRVLKSATVSTLPSIASKLISITSNEETSSSDIANLILKDASLSTKILKIANSAFYSFPYKISTVHQAISSIGINSIRSLVLSFSFLSMKNNNKKDLFDYEKFWEQSLSTAVAAKLIMARIGTKNPEEIFIAGLLQDIGELILARSFPEQYHQVLSCVSNGEQDIIKLEQEIIGADHTFIGYEITTNWNFPNGLKIPILYHHCPETYKGNDKKLKTAINVIYLSLLIKNIMYSNKPREYHQKFLNDSKKMLGFSDDVTSKILDNVSSEINQTASFFELNIKNQKSIEEILHEANVALSIINLSYEQMNKELIATKIQLQKISADLAEKNKRLEKLAHIDGLTQVYNHRYFQSYLEKEISRSARRKETLCLILADVDHFKYFNDSYGHQVGDFILKELCTLMSKALRDYDLLARYGGEEFAIILVATTQQKALVVAEKLRETIAMHSFIHNDKAYTVTVSFGIAEIKAAVDTFSKNELISFADKALFESKKNGRNRVTIYTPKKSWFG, encoded by the coding sequence ATGACAAAAGACGAAGTCTTAAACCGTGTCTTAAAATCAGCAACAGTATCTACTTTGCCTTCCATTGCATCAAAACTTATCTCAATTACTTCAAATGAAGAAACAAGTTCAAGTGATATTGCGAACCTGATACTAAAAGATGCCTCCCTCTCCACAAAAATACTCAAGATAGCCAACTCAGCCTTTTACAGTTTTCCTTACAAAATTAGTACTGTACACCAGGCCATATCGAGTATCGGAATAAATTCAATTCGAAGCCTTGTTCTTTCTTTTTCCTTTCTTTCAATGAAAAACAATAACAAAAAAGACCTGTTTGATTATGAGAAATTTTGGGAACAATCGCTTTCGACGGCAGTTGCCGCAAAGCTGATCATGGCGCGGATTGGCACAAAGAATCCGGAAGAAATTTTTATTGCCGGGCTTTTACAGGATATTGGTGAATTAATTCTCGCACGATCATTTCCGGAACAATACCATCAAGTATTGTCTTGCGTATCGAATGGTGAACAGGATATCATCAAGCTTGAACAGGAAATTATCGGAGCTGACCACACATTTATCGGCTATGAAATAACTACCAATTGGAATTTTCCCAATGGGCTGAAAATCCCTATCTTGTATCACCATTGTCCTGAGACGTATAAAGGGAACGACAAAAAACTCAAGACTGCTATCAATGTTATCTATTTATCTCTTTTAATTAAAAACATCATGTATTCGAACAAGCCACGGGAATATCACCAAAAATTTCTGAATGATTCCAAAAAAATGCTGGGATTCAGCGATGATGTTACGAGCAAGATATTAGATAATGTAAGCTCGGAAATAAATCAGACAGCCAGTTTTTTCGAGTTGAACATCAAAAATCAAAAATCAATTGAGGAAATTCTGCATGAAGCCAATGTGGCCTTGAGTATTATAAATTTATCCTATGAACAAATGAATAAGGAACTTATTGCGACAAAGATACAACTGCAAAAAATTTCTGCTGATCTGGCAGAAAAAAACAAACGTCTTGAAAAACTTGCTCATATAGATGGCTTAACTCAAGTTTATAATCATCGTTATTTCCAAAGCTATCTTGAAAAAGAAATCAGCCGTTCAGCCCGCAGGAAAGAGACCCTCTGCCTCATTCTTGCAGACGTGGATCATTTTAAATATTTCAATGACAGCTATGGGCATCAAGTTGGTGATTTTATTTTAAAAGAATTATGCACTCTTATGAGCAAGGCGCTCAGGGACTATGATTTACTGGCTCGTTATGGTGGAGAGGAATTTGCGATCATTCTTGTTGCAACAACCCAGCAGAAAGCCCTTGTTGTTGCAGAAAAACTTCGTGAAACTATTGCCATGCACTCCTTTATTCACAATGACAAAGCATACACTGTTACGGTAAGTTTTGGAATTGCGGAAATAAAAGCTGCAGTTGACACCTTCTCTAAAAATGAGCTTATCAGCTTTGCAGACAAAGCCTTATTTGAGTCAAAGAAAAATGGTCGCAACAGGGTCACAATATATACCCCTAAAAAGAGTTGGTTTGGCTAG
- a CDS encoding PilZ domain-containing protein, giving the protein MKFDYRTIGKQKVTIATVEDELAGSGAINLQARLCDFQGNDNPYLLLNLKNTRSIDGLGISVLDQFFTHSKYIRLFNVSQEIRMMFNIAGRDDFLRLIYNVAETDKAFLLFAKEFFRDKGECSIDNRQFPRVTTLFPTMFKYHAGHDGVILGKANILNLSEGGALVGDIETIDSKNRQAVEPLSMEGQGLYDLEFPLRDGKQIIRAKGERVWEIKGINQFRLGIRFTEISRKDREKLRDYTCYDSQKADKENVT; this is encoded by the coding sequence ATGAAATTCGATTACCGGACGATTGGCAAGCAAAAAGTAACCATTGCTACCGTAGAAGATGAATTGGCAGGGAGTGGCGCGATAAACCTTCAGGCACGCCTCTGTGATTTTCAAGGTAACGACAATCCCTACCTGTTACTAAACCTGAAAAATACGAGGAGTATCGACGGCCTGGGGATAAGCGTTCTCGATCAGTTCTTTACTCATAGCAAATATATACGCCTCTTTAATGTGTCTCAGGAAATACGGATGATGTTCAACATAGCGGGAAGGGATGATTTTCTCAGACTTATCTACAATGTGGCAGAAACCGACAAGGCTTTTCTCCTTTTTGCCAAAGAATTTTTTCGCGATAAAGGTGAATGCTCTATTGATAACCGCCAGTTTCCTCGCGTTACCACGTTGTTCCCTACGATGTTTAAATATCATGCCGGTCATGACGGGGTGATACTGGGAAAGGCCAATATATTGAATCTCAGCGAGGGAGGAGCTCTTGTAGGCGATATTGAAACCATTGACTCGAAAAACAGGCAGGCTGTGGAACCGCTATCTATGGAGGGACAGGGTCTCTACGATTTGGAATTTCCCCTACGGGATGGTAAGCAGATAATCAGGGCAAAGGGGGAGCGTGTCTGGGAGATAAAGGGAATCAATCAATTCCGTTTAGGGATACGTTTTACCGAGATAAGCCGAAAAGATCGGGAAAAACTTCGTGACTATACATGCTATGACTCTCAGAAGGCGGACAAGGAAAATGTAACTTGA